A single bacterium DNA region contains:
- the yidD gene encoding membrane protein insertion efficiency factor YidD — translation MPSLRKLKTNPYFWLLMFMLPFFLGFADSFRSPGKQVSARLYIQGVGLYHRCSHFGTSGFIKCRYEPTCSRYSVEAVRRYGIRKGLVLTVRRISSCRQSVPPGTYDPVP, via the coding sequence ATGCCCTCATTGCGGAAACTGAAAACCAATCCGTATTTCTGGCTGTTAATGTTCATGCTCCCATTTTTCCTCGGATTCGCCGATTCGTTCAGAAGCCCCGGAAAACAGGTGAGCGCACGGTTATATATACAGGGCGTGGGTTTGTATCACCGCTGCTCTCATTTCGGCACATCAGGTTTTATCAAATGCAGATACGAACCCACATGTTCGCGGTATTCGGTTGAAGCGGTCAGGCGGTATGGTATCAGGAAAGGGCTGGTTTTAACGGTCAGGCGGATTAGTTCATGCAGACAGAGTGTCCCGCCTGGCACCTATGATCCGGTACCCTGA